The following coding sequences lie in one Candidatus Nitrospira allomarina genomic window:
- a CDS encoding efflux RND transporter permease subunit yields MNQLVLIALRRPLTFVVLAILIVIFGTKSVLQTPTDVFPNIKIPVISVVWSYAGLLPSDVSGRITFYFERALTSTVEGIKKIDSKSYFGISIINIFLQDGVNLAGAEAEVAAISQTVVKALPPDISPPMIMRLEASSVPVAMLQVTSDTLTPAELYNLAFTQIRPLLVTIPGAILPHPYGGQPKQLLVSLDQQKLLARGLTPADIFHAFDRQNKVLPAGDQKIKTTDWMVQTNAMPLQVEDFNNIPIKRDGNAFIYMRDVANVTLAGPPQTNAVLVEGKQAVTLVVMKSGEASTLEVVDGVKKAIPRIEKIVPKGVEVKILNDASLFVKESIADVVKEMATASTLVALIVLLLLGSWRPTVIIATSIPLSILSALIGLNLSGESLNLMTLGGLALAVGILVDDATVMIENIDTHLAMGKPLDEAIVDAANQIIVPTLVATLSIAIVWLPLFELSGVSGWLFAPMAKAIIFAMLSSFILSRTLVPTMAKYILADHHEAAEEGGDVDPDKRRSFFVRFQQGFERGFDRFRERYNARLEQAIAHRRTFVVISLSLALVSLSLFYFNGRDFFPEVKSGTMQMHMRAPLGTRIEVSSRLSSLVSKDIAQMLPGQVEGVVSNCGLPVGPHNLAFIPTPTIGSQDCDLTIDLKNEKSPVWDYRRILRKGLRERYPGTEFTFQPADLTAKILNFGSPAPIDVQINGMEMYANYEFARKLAGELRKIPGASDVTIQQTMRTPTLFVEGQRTFGLGTNLSEGEIADNLLLSTSGSQQIDQQYWLNHKTGISYQINIYTPQPQLTSIKNLMTVPVDQNNLDSSQDNVQLLGNVTTHSMIGTPGLISHANIMPLFNIYVSAEGRDLGGVLADVEKAAKDLENELPRSAALEIHGQAETMYEAYVELIVGLIFAVVLVYLLIVVNFQSWLDPFIIITALPGALAGIAWALFLTHTNISVPALTGAIMTMGTATANSILIVSYARERLEMHGDAIMAAVEAGKARIRPVLMTASAMIIGMLPMSMGNSPNAPLGRAVIGGLMVATVFTLFFVPCVYAIIYNRRGSGQKASE; encoded by the coding sequence ATGAATCAGCTTGTCCTCATTGCTTTGCGAAGGCCTCTGACCTTCGTTGTTCTTGCCATTCTCATCGTGATTTTCGGGACCAAGTCGGTGCTCCAAACCCCAACCGATGTCTTTCCGAATATCAAAATTCCCGTCATCTCCGTGGTGTGGTCCTACGCAGGTTTGCTTCCGAGCGATGTATCCGGACGTATTACGTTTTATTTCGAACGTGCCTTGACCTCGACTGTTGAAGGCATCAAGAAGATTGATAGCAAATCCTATTTCGGTATCAGCATCATTAATATCTTTCTTCAGGACGGAGTCAACCTTGCCGGGGCGGAAGCCGAAGTTGCGGCGATTTCGCAGACAGTAGTCAAAGCCCTGCCGCCCGATATTTCACCGCCTATGATCATGCGTCTCGAGGCATCCTCAGTGCCGGTGGCCATGCTGCAAGTCACCTCCGACACGCTCACGCCCGCAGAGCTCTATAACCTTGCCTTTACCCAAATCCGGCCTCTTCTCGTGACGATTCCCGGAGCGATCCTGCCGCATCCCTACGGAGGACAACCGAAACAACTCCTGGTCTCGCTTGACCAGCAAAAGCTCCTGGCCCGTGGCCTTACTCCAGCAGATATTTTCCATGCCTTCGATAGGCAGAATAAGGTGTTGCCCGCAGGCGACCAAAAAATTAAGACCACGGACTGGATGGTCCAGACAAACGCGATGCCGTTGCAGGTCGAGGATTTTAATAATATTCCGATCAAGCGAGACGGAAACGCCTTCATTTATATGCGTGATGTCGCCAATGTGACCCTCGCCGGCCCGCCACAAACGAATGCCGTGCTGGTGGAAGGCAAACAAGCCGTCACACTCGTCGTCATGAAGAGTGGTGAGGCTTCGACCTTGGAAGTTGTTGATGGGGTCAAGAAGGCGATCCCGCGCATTGAAAAGATTGTGCCCAAGGGCGTAGAGGTTAAAATTCTCAACGACGCCTCGCTTTTCGTGAAGGAATCGATCGCGGACGTGGTGAAAGAAATGGCCACGGCTTCCACACTGGTTGCCCTTATCGTTCTGTTGTTACTGGGTTCATGGCGGCCAACGGTTATTATTGCCACCTCGATCCCACTCTCCATCCTCTCCGCACTCATCGGCTTAAACTTATCCGGAGAATCGCTGAATCTCATGACCTTGGGCGGTTTGGCGCTGGCCGTCGGCATACTCGTCGACGACGCGACGGTCATGATTGAGAATATCGACACCCATCTCGCTATGGGCAAACCCCTCGATGAGGCGATCGTCGACGCCGCCAACCAGATCATCGTCCCCACCTTGGTCGCCACGTTAAGCATCGCCATCGTCTGGCTCCCGCTCTTCGAGCTCAGCGGCGTATCCGGCTGGCTATTTGCACCAATGGCGAAGGCGATCATTTTTGCGATGCTCTCATCGTTCATCCTTTCCCGGACACTTGTGCCAACCATGGCGAAATATATCCTTGCGGATCACCACGAGGCCGCTGAGGAGGGTGGAGACGTCGATCCGGATAAACGCCGAAGCTTCTTCGTCCGATTCCAGCAAGGCTTCGAACGCGGTTTCGACCGGTTCCGTGAGCGTTACAATGCCCGCCTCGAACAAGCCATCGCCCATCGCCGCACCTTCGTCGTCATCTCTCTCTCCCTCGCACTTGTCTCCCTCAGCCTATTCTATTTCAACGGACGAGACTTCTTCCCCGAGGTCAAGTCGGGGACGATGCAGATGCATATGAGGGCGCCGCTCGGCACGCGTATTGAGGTCTCAAGCCGTCTCAGCTCTCTCGTTTCGAAAGACATCGCGCAGATGCTTCCCGGTCAGGTTGAAGGGGTCGTCAGCAATTGCGGCCTGCCGGTCGGACCGCATAACCTCGCTTTTATACCGACACCGACGATCGGGTCCCAGGATTGCGACCTGACGATCGACCTGAAAAATGAAAAGTCCCCGGTTTGGGACTATCGGCGTATTCTCCGCAAAGGTCTTCGGGAGCGGTATCCAGGCACCGAATTCACGTTTCAGCCGGCTGATCTGACCGCCAAAATTCTCAACTTTGGCTCGCCGGCGCCGATCGATGTGCAAATTAATGGGATGGAGATGTATGCCAACTACGAGTTTGCACGAAAATTGGCAGGAGAACTACGCAAAATTCCTGGCGCCAGCGACGTGACGATACAGCAGACGATGCGGACACCAACCCTTTTTGTTGAGGGCCAACGCACGTTCGGCCTCGGCACCAACCTGAGCGAGGGGGAAATTGCCGACAATCTGCTATTGTCCACCTCTGGTAGTCAACAAATCGACCAGCAATATTGGCTTAATCACAAAACCGGCATTTCCTATCAGATCAACATCTATACCCCGCAACCTCAGCTCACGAGTATTAAAAATCTCATGACGGTCCCTGTCGATCAGAACAATCTCGACTCGTCGCAAGACAACGTTCAGCTACTCGGCAATGTAACCACACATTCAATGATCGGTACGCCTGGCCTGATTTCGCACGCGAACATTATGCCGCTCTTCAATATCTATGTGTCCGCCGAAGGGCGCGACCTCGGAGGTGTTCTGGCGGATGTCGAGAAGGCTGCCAAGGATCTGGAGAACGAGTTGCCACGTAGTGCTGCGCTTGAAATTCATGGGCAGGCGGAAACCATGTACGAGGCATATGTCGAGTTGATTGTCGGTCTCATCTTTGCCGTCGTGCTGGTATATCTCCTGATCGTCGTCAACTTTCAATCTTGGCTGGATCCCTTTATCATTATTACCGCATTGCCCGGGGCGCTGGCGGGTATCGCCTGGGCATTGTTCCTGACACACACGAATATTTCCGTGCCGGCGCTGACGGGGGCCATCATGACGATGGGCACCGCAACCGCCAATTCGATTCTTATCGTATCGTACGCCCGTGAACGGCTCGAAATGCATGGAGACGCGATCATGGCTGCTGTCGAAGCCGGAAAAGCCCGCATCCGTCCGGTGCTCATGACGGCATCGGCCATGATCATCGGCATGCTGCCGATGTCGATGGGTAATTCGCCCAATGCGCCGTTGGGTCGGGCTGTCATCGGCGGTCTGATGGTCGCGACCGTATTTACCTTGTTTTTTGTGCCCTGCGTGTATGCCATCATCTACAACCGGCGAGGGTCTGGCCAAAAGGCCAGTGAATAA
- a CDS encoding efflux transporter outer membrane subunit, producing the protein MIGECLSLRLKAWPIFLSRAWRYGLFLLTLNLPACNWFPAVDLAPSYEPPQYVVPTSWKGASPFVEAKPSDDELRPDWWKLFNDPILNSLEEQAMAANPDLQAAGERFVQARDLMMRARSQYLPHAGLGFGVSNNRQSDNSLFRGLGEDNREVSISTGGLASWEPDFWSALRNATRAELYRAEERAADYGLARLSLQAEIGANYFTLRGFDAQTAIYAQSIDLYRNVLNLVNAQFAGAIASALDVARVESLLFSTETKLAQIQGQRQVTEQAIAILVNMTPSSFTIEPVDDLRVENFAIPRTIPSTLLERRPDIAGMERRMAQANRVIGIARAAFFPDVRFSAGGGFEDNGFSLIKLASSFWSYGSTVSLPLFQGGYRRAQLQQAWSAYRETEDRYRATVLNAFREVENNLSLTNRLTRAANRQGAAVGATLKTQNLTTELYRGGLASSLELIYAQVATLEARIDLVSIKADLLRASVALVRALGGGWNRNQLPSDEEIQPFDTFQYVDLDKPPPAGGIDVNVFNRGMNNDLTKPSVP; encoded by the coding sequence ATGATTGGCGAATGTTTATCCCTGAGACTGAAAGCCTGGCCTATCTTTCTGTCCCGTGCGTGGCGCTATGGCTTGTTCCTCCTGACACTCAATTTACCGGCTTGCAATTGGTTCCCGGCTGTCGATCTAGCGCCTAGCTATGAACCGCCCCAATACGTCGTACCGACCTCATGGAAAGGGGCAAGTCCCTTCGTCGAGGCGAAGCCGTCTGATGATGAATTACGCCCGGATTGGTGGAAACTTTTTAACGATCCAATTCTGAATAGTCTTGAAGAACAGGCCATGGCAGCCAATCCGGATCTGCAAGCCGCCGGAGAACGATTCGTTCAAGCTCGCGATTTGATGATGAGGGCGCGCTCGCAGTACCTTCCTCACGCCGGTCTGGGGTTTGGCGTCTCGAACAATAGGCAATCCGATAATAGTCTGTTTCGCGGCCTCGGCGAAGACAACCGGGAAGTGTCCATTTCCACCGGAGGTTTGGCGTCCTGGGAGCCCGATTTTTGGTCCGCGCTTCGCAATGCTACGCGGGCCGAACTCTACCGCGCCGAGGAGCGCGCCGCGGATTATGGCCTGGCGCGACTCAGCCTGCAGGCGGAAATTGGGGCAAACTATTTTACACTCCGCGGATTCGACGCGCAGACGGCGATCTATGCCCAATCGATCGACCTCTATAGAAACGTGCTCAACCTCGTCAATGCCCAGTTCGCCGGCGCGATCGCATCCGCATTGGACGTCGCCCGAGTTGAATCCCTTCTGTTCAGTACGGAGACAAAATTAGCCCAGATTCAAGGCCAACGCCAAGTGACGGAACAGGCGATCGCCATTCTTGTCAACATGACGCCGAGCAGCTTCACGATCGAACCGGTGGATGACCTTCGCGTAGAGAATTTCGCCATTCCCAGAACCATCCCTTCCACCTTGCTGGAGCGGCGGCCTGACATCGCCGGGATGGAGCGGCGGATGGCACAGGCGAACCGCGTTATCGGCATCGCCCGCGCGGCTTTTTTCCCCGATGTGCGGTTCTCGGCCGGCGGAGGGTTCGAAGATAACGGTTTCAGTCTGATCAAGCTCGCCAGTAGTTTTTGGTCCTATGGGTCCACTGTTTCGCTGCCGCTCTTCCAGGGTGGATATCGCCGCGCCCAATTACAGCAGGCCTGGTCGGCCTATCGCGAAACGGAAGATCGCTACCGGGCAACCGTGCTGAACGCCTTTCGGGAAGTCGAAAACAATTTGAGCCTGACCAACCGGCTGACCCGGGCGGCCAATCGGCAAGGCGCCGCAGTCGGAGCCACGCTCAAGACGCAAAATTTGACGACGGAGCTTTATCGCGGCGGGTTGGCCTCCAGCCTTGAACTCATCTATGCGCAGGTCGCCACACTCGAGGCGCGTATCGACTTGGTGTCTATCAAGGCCGACCTGCTGAGAGCTTCGGTTGCGCTCGTGCGCGCGCTCGGGGGAGGCTGGAACCGCAACCAATTACCTTCGGACGAGGAGATCCAACCATTCGATACGTTCCAATATGTCGATCTCGACAAACCGCCACCCGCCGGTGGCATCGATGTAAATGTGTTCAACAGAGGAATGAATAATGATTTGACCAAACCGTCCGTTCCCTGA
- a CDS encoding efflux RND transporter periplasmic adaptor subunit — protein sequence MVISVALLCTFYLGYRVYESKSDASLLRKETHENAVSTVTVIHAKAVPPTETITLPGTVEAWFQAPIYAQVSGYVKMWYKDYGALVKKGDILAEINAPALDAQYHQAKADLESVRAIYSLAEITAKRWLALRQNHAVSEQSISVKVAEAKAELAKVRAAEQNVRNFEALIRFKTIVAPYDGVVTVRNINVGDYVNKEGTISSPGSVSNLFTVADVSLLRLFVSVPESFGPFLQPGLTADVTVPQLPDRHFTAKFLTVSRGFDVSTRTAITVFTIENEDRALWPGSYAQVHLTAPVDRKVFTIPSTALVFQERGTQVAVVAEDDRVHFNPITVSKLLDNAVEVAEGISTTDRIVNNPSAALLEGDTVRIVTPAPGYDLTNTDASAPTDAPEPTGGPLPTGAPAPNESSPPKEHTLP from the coding sequence ATGGTCATCTCGGTTGCCCTCCTGTGTACCTTCTACCTCGGCTATCGGGTTTACGAGAGCAAAAGCGACGCCTCTCTGCTGCGCAAGGAAACGCACGAAAACGCCGTCTCCACCGTGACGGTCATTCATGCAAAGGCAGTGCCTCCGACCGAGACTATTACGCTCCCCGGTACTGTTGAAGCTTGGTTTCAGGCTCCAATCTACGCACAGGTCTCGGGGTATGTGAAGATGTGGTACAAGGACTACGGCGCGCTGGTGAAAAAAGGCGATATCCTCGCCGAAATCAACGCGCCCGCTCTCGACGCCCAATATCACCAAGCCAAAGCGGATCTGGAGTCGGTGCGCGCCATCTATTCACTCGCCGAAATTACAGCCAAGCGCTGGCTGGCTCTCCGCCAAAACCATGCGGTCTCCGAGCAGTCGATTTCTGTGAAGGTGGCGGAAGCAAAAGCGGAGTTGGCAAAGGTCAGAGCAGCGGAGCAGAACGTCAGGAACTTCGAGGCCCTCATCCGGTTCAAAACCATTGTCGCACCCTATGACGGGGTGGTAACCGTCCGCAACATCAATGTCGGCGACTACGTCAATAAGGAAGGGACGATCAGTTCCCCCGGCTCGGTCAGCAATCTCTTTACTGTGGCCGACGTGAGTCTGCTGCGACTCTTTGTCTCCGTGCCGGAGTCGTTCGGACCCTTCCTCCAGCCAGGTCTCACGGCCGACGTAACAGTACCACAATTGCCCGATCGTCATTTCACCGCCAAATTCCTGACTGTCTCACGTGGATTCGACGTCAGCACACGTACCGCGATTACCGTCTTCACGATCGAAAACGAGGACAGGGCTCTTTGGCCGGGCTCCTACGCCCAGGTCCACCTCACGGCCCCGGTCGACCGGAAAGTGTTTACGATTCCATCCACCGCATTGGTTTTCCAGGAGCGCGGCACGCAAGTGGCTGTGGTGGCGGAGGACGACCGGGTGCACTTTAACCCCATTACCGTGAGCAAACTTCTCGACAATGCCGTCGAAGTAGCCGAAGGGATTTCCACCACCGACCGCATCGTAAACAACCCCAGCGCCGCGTTGCTGGAAGGAGACACCGTGCGCATCGTGACCCCGGCCCCCGGTTATGACCTTACCAATACGGATGCATCCGCACCGACCGACGCGCCCGAGCCCACCGGCGGACCGCTGCCAACAGGCGCACCGGCGCCGAACGAGTCATCGCCACCAAAGGAACACACTTTACCATGA